A window of the Lysinibacillus irui genome harbors these coding sequences:
- a CDS encoding TnsD family Tn7-like transposition protein has protein sequence MLPFFTNPYPNELIYSAIARYHFYSGNIDCKDTLEELFDNRSVIPSVGIGSYFSVLAEKLGAQYSVESLLANHTIYPYYASFLSKQRQQEILNDVREDGKALYTRLGMVAGSICIKNGIYYCAICAKSDTEQYGEPYIHREHQLQGIDYCPHHEVLLREYSVTKDSRIEYIRFELNHMNLSELYEIDPHKEMSVYLAKQAYKLLHLPLHSISRENINSKYKALLREYNLITASNQVRQYGLYQAIKNIFPYNFLQCYDSELNEKDEYNWLKILTRNMKRHVHPFRHLLLLYFLQQDVDSLINQSDDTGAFGKGPFPCLNMAASHYKQLVIPNVEVTRDYKLESLIGTFTCSCGFIYARKHTKDMFEIGRVKVFGKVWIKKLEALAKEKWSIRAMAKILGVDSKTIKRYLNGNVELIQVESHEYDVNKLGQYKQELLKEIQQNPNLSRTALRKKIAKQYMYLYHYDRSYLESVLPKVQLRNKPTRSVDWSKRDQQYVQQIKRLHQQLLQELKPIRITKSILGRRLGISGNLEHHLDKLPSTNELLNDITETVQDFQIRRCYKVIDALIKQNSIIDLWRIQRIAAIKSHHFHEIKPQLKHYIEMKQEVSK, from the coding sequence ATGTTACCGTTTTTTACAAATCCTTATCCAAATGAATTAATATATTCAGCAATTGCCCGGTATCATTTTTATAGCGGCAATATTGATTGTAAAGATACGTTGGAAGAGTTGTTTGACAATCGTTCTGTGATACCGAGTGTAGGAATTGGTAGTTATTTTTCTGTTTTAGCAGAAAAACTAGGTGCTCAATATTCTGTAGAATCACTATTGGCTAACCACACAATTTATCCTTATTATGCTTCATTTTTGTCGAAGCAGCGTCAACAAGAAATATTAAACGATGTAAGAGAAGATGGTAAGGCACTTTATACAAGGCTAGGAATGGTCGCTGGAAGCATTTGTATTAAAAACGGTATCTATTATTGTGCTATTTGTGCAAAATCAGATACAGAGCAATATGGAGAGCCGTATATTCATCGTGAGCATCAACTACAAGGAATAGATTATTGTCCTCACCATGAAGTTCTATTAAGAGAATACTCGGTAACCAAAGATAGTCGCATTGAGTATATTCGTTTCGAATTAAACCATATGAATTTATCAGAGTTATATGAGATTGATCCACATAAAGAAATGTCAGTATATTTAGCAAAGCAGGCCTACAAATTGCTTCATTTACCGTTGCATTCAATCTCAAGAGAAAATATTAATTCTAAATATAAAGCGTTATTGCGAGAGTATAATTTAATAACTGCGTCGAATCAAGTTCGTCAATATGGGTTGTATCAAGCTATTAAAAATATTTTTCCCTATAACTTTTTACAGTGCTATGATAGCGAATTAAATGAGAAAGATGAATATAATTGGTTAAAAATATTAACTCGCAATATGAAACGTCATGTACATCCGTTTCGCCATTTACTTTTACTTTATTTTTTACAACAAGATGTAGATAGTCTTATTAATCAGAGCGATGACACAGGAGCTTTTGGAAAAGGTCCATTCCCTTGTTTAAATATGGCCGCATCTCATTACAAGCAATTAGTTATTCCAAATGTAGAAGTAACAAGAGATTATAAATTGGAAAGTTTGATTGGTACATTTACCTGTTCGTGTGGTTTTATTTATGCAAGAAAGCATACAAAAGATATGTTTGAAATAGGTCGAGTAAAAGTGTTTGGTAAGGTATGGATAAAAAAATTAGAAGCTCTTGCAAAAGAAAAATGGAGCATTAGAGCGATGGCGAAAATTTTAGGTGTAGATTCTAAAACAATTAAAAGGTATTTAAATGGAAATGTCGAATTAATACAAGTAGAAAGTCATGAATACGATGTTAATAAATTAGGACAATATAAACAAGAATTGCTAAAAGAAATTCAACAGAACCCAAATCTATCTCGTACAGCATTACGAAAAAAAATTGCAAAACAGTATATGTATTTATATCATTATGACCGAAGTTATTTAGAGAGCGTGCTACCTAAAGTACAGCTAAGGAATAAACCAACAAGATCTGTAGATTGGTCGAAGCGAGATCAGCAATATGTGCAGCAAATAAAAAGACTACATCAACAACTACTACAAGAGCTTAAACCAATAAGAATAACGAAATCCATTTTAGGAAGAAGATTAGGCATATCGGGAAACTTAGAGCATCACTTAGATAAGTTACCAAGTACAAATGAGTTATTGAACGACATTACCGAAACTGTTCAAGATTTTCAAATACGTCGCTGCTATAAGGTTATTGATGCATTAATAAAGCAGAACAGCATAATTGATTTGTGGCGAATACAGCGAATTGCAGCAATCAAATCACATCATTTTCATGAAATTAAACCTCAATTAAAACATTATATTGAAATGAAGCAGGAAGTGAGTAAGTAA
- a CDS encoding ATP-binding protein: MRNLEKMNNVVLKGDMEEASYKTQMLIEYAHNPFIEALPPIFDEDDVLDRFMVTPRISEQDKKSAANIRYHVLKRVKNFIQPLPIHFEVERRLSTLIRRGYLARNPLDKSFLERIRILHHLREDEEQAHQYIDERLNHIRSTADSLSIIGISGIGKTTAIERLLLMYPQVIKHELYEGHPFNRTQIVWLKIDCPYDGSLSTLCKSFFKAIDDLLGTRYLEKFGYLNRVTSTMLLHMTSLASMYGIGVLVIDEIQHLLHSKNDQEEMLNFFVTLSNTVGIPTVLIGTSKAQQLFKGNFRQARRAASDGSIIWDRMVEDSEEWEFFLETLWAFQCLKIHSELTEELKKTFYEECQGITSVAVNLFILAQERALFDEENREERITPKVIKKTAREDMKIIQPMMNALRTNDLKAMYKYEDIMINLDDLMINHKKNTEYEGKVKEAMTERQNTLQYRRLEITENLSYEIASLGIFDTLNPNDIRKVVYKVVDNQPIESEYNNLKLEAIQNAMTLNQKKKEQKLNRTHKNELLPLVRLRAKALERKKHPYELLQVNGYIKPFLEEFI; the protein is encoded by the coding sequence ATGAGGAATTTGGAAAAGATGAATAATGTCGTCTTAAAAGGAGATATGGAAGAAGCAAGTTATAAGACTCAAATGCTTATTGAATATGCTCATAATCCTTTTATTGAAGCCCTACCGCCAATCTTTGATGAAGATGATGTGTTGGATCGTTTTATGGTGACTCCACGTATTAGTGAACAAGATAAGAAGAGTGCAGCGAATATTCGTTATCATGTTTTAAAACGTGTGAAAAACTTCATTCAGCCGTTGCCAATCCATTTTGAAGTAGAGCGTCGGTTATCGACTTTGATTCGTCGTGGTTATTTAGCCCGTAATCCGTTAGATAAATCATTCCTTGAACGGATTCGAATATTGCATCACCTACGTGAGGATGAAGAGCAGGCACATCAATATATTGATGAACGCTTAAACCATATTCGTTCAACAGCAGATAGTCTATCGATTATTGGCATCTCAGGTATCGGTAAAACAACCGCAATTGAACGTTTGTTGTTAATGTATCCTCAAGTCATTAAGCATGAACTGTATGAAGGACATCCTTTTAATCGCACTCAAATCGTTTGGCTTAAAATAGATTGTCCGTATGACGGTAGTTTATCTACCTTATGCAAAAGTTTTTTCAAAGCAATTGATGATTTATTAGGTACACGTTATTTAGAGAAATTCGGTTATTTAAATCGAGTTACCTCAACAATGTTATTACACATGACATCATTAGCCAGTATGTACGGGATTGGCGTTCTTGTCATTGATGAAATTCAACATTTACTTCATTCAAAAAATGACCAGGAAGAAATGCTAAATTTCTTTGTGACATTATCAAACACAGTAGGTATACCAACAGTATTAATTGGGACCTCGAAAGCACAACAGCTATTTAAAGGGAACTTCCGACAAGCTCGCCGTGCAGCAAGTGATGGTTCAATTATATGGGATCGTATGGTAGAAGATAGTGAAGAATGGGAATTCTTCTTAGAAACTCTATGGGCATTTCAATGTTTAAAGATTCATTCGGAACTAACAGAAGAGTTGAAAAAAACATTTTATGAGGAATGCCAAGGAATTACTTCGGTAGCAGTTAACTTGTTCATTTTAGCTCAAGAAAGAGCTTTATTTGATGAAGAAAATAGAGAAGAAAGAATTACACCGAAAGTAATAAAGAAAACAGCAAGAGAAGATATGAAAATTATACAACCAATGATGAATGCATTACGTACAAATGACCTAAAGGCAATGTATAAGTATGAGGATATTATGATTAATCTAGATGATCTTATGATTAATCATAAGAAGAATACCGAATATGAGGGTAAAGTCAAGGAAGCTATGACAGAGCGTCAGAATACTCTTCAGTACAGACGACTAGAGATAACGGAAAATCTTAGTTATGAGATTGCTTCATTAGGAATTTTCGATACCTTAAATCCTAATGATATAAGAAAGGTAGTTTACAAAGTTGTAGATAACCAGCCAATTGAAAGTGAATATAACAATTTAAAGTTAGAAGCTATACAGAATGCAATGACTTTAAATCAAAAGAAAAAAGAACAGAAATTAAATCGTACACATAAAAATGAATTATTACCTTTAGTAAGGTTAAGAGCAAAAGCTTTAGAAAGAAAAAAGCATCCGTATGAATTATTACAAGTAAATGGATATATAAAACCGTTTTTAGAGGAGTTTATTTAA
- a CDS encoding transposase produces the protein MIYINQVLQYTADSQRIRIIEIEESYAYVVNIDTTSAMPKRELYSHLEIELEQGELLRISDPFAKAIPDDELTSVQISKRDEDWATVENFILPNMKELLKKKGREVKIVEITAESGLGKTKVKKLLSRYWQRGMNKNAMLPDYANSGGRGKTKNLSHDKVGRPRRVTVNGEYRSGINITEEIKTQFEHAINKYYRKANNYSLKDVYHFILRDFYADRYKEEGEIQYRIWEANRIPSYHQFYYWFKKLEDPKKDIEFRKSAKEYELKHRPILSNSKIETNGPGTRFQIDATIADIYLVSSFDINRIIGRPVVYAIIDVYSRIVTGIYVGLEGPSWLGAMMALDNMVADKVEFCKQYDIEITDEQWPTYHLPEIIIADRGEFEGYAVAGLINNLNIKIENTTAYRGDLKGIVERKFRTMNGKVKQKAPGAIQKEYRERGDRDYRLDATLNLKEFTALIITMMLQHNHKIIDKYPMEKAMITEGIVPTPINLWNWGIQNRKGRLRTVDRDILRLNVLPRGKATISRAGIKFKNLLYGSKRAIEEQWYAKLKNKSIDIVYDPRHLDKIYIPNDNGMDYETCILLEPSQQYKLDFLEEVVFQQQLRNELEEEERSKQVQLTINTDTMMDQIIKAAEQKKKQALHQPTSKKEKLAAIRDNKANEKQANREEEKFDLSPTVAGQSTEIIDFTSRIKLEEQPQKKSSRLMEKLKRKRDEEFGKDE, from the coding sequence TTGATTTATATTAATCAAGTACTTCAATATACAGCAGATTCACAACGCATTCGTATTATTGAAATTGAAGAATCGTACGCCTATGTAGTTAATATCGACACAACGAGTGCTATGCCTAAAAGAGAGCTATATAGCCATTTAGAGATAGAGCTTGAGCAAGGTGAATTATTGAGAATAAGCGATCCTTTTGCAAAAGCAATTCCAGATGATGAATTAACGTCTGTTCAAATTAGCAAACGAGATGAGGACTGGGCAACTGTAGAAAATTTTATCCTCCCTAATATGAAAGAGCTACTAAAGAAAAAGGGACGTGAAGTAAAAATAGTAGAGATTACCGCCGAGAGTGGACTAGGCAAAACAAAGGTGAAAAAACTGCTAAGTCGCTATTGGCAACGTGGTATGAACAAAAATGCTATGTTACCCGATTACGCAAATTCAGGTGGTCGAGGGAAGACTAAAAATCTTAGCCATGATAAGGTTGGTCGCCCACGTAGAGTAACGGTAAATGGTGAATATCGGAGTGGCATTAATATAACTGAGGAGATTAAGACGCAATTTGAACATGCCATTAATAAATACTACCGCAAAGCCAATAACTATTCGTTAAAAGATGTGTACCATTTTATTTTGCGTGATTTTTATGCAGACCGTTATAAAGAAGAGGGAGAAATTCAATATCGTATTTGGGAAGCAAATCGTATTCCTTCATACCATCAATTTTACTACTGGTTTAAAAAGCTTGAAGACCCTAAAAAAGATATTGAATTTCGTAAAAGTGCTAAGGAATACGAGTTAAAACATCGTCCTATTTTAAGTAATTCTAAAATTGAAACAAACGGACCTGGCACACGCTTTCAAATCGATGCAACGATTGCGGATATTTATTTGGTCAGTTCTTTTGATATAAATAGAATTATAGGTAGACCTGTTGTTTATGCAATTATTGACGTATATTCACGTATCGTTACAGGGATATATGTAGGATTGGAAGGCCCGTCTTGGTTAGGAGCAATGATGGCTTTAGATAATATGGTTGCTGATAAGGTTGAATTTTGTAAGCAATATGATATTGAGATTACTGATGAGCAATGGCCAACATATCATTTACCCGAAATAATTATCGCTGACAGAGGCGAATTTGAAGGCTACGCAGTAGCTGGTCTTATTAATAATCTAAATATCAAAATCGAAAATACAACAGCGTATCGAGGGGATTTAAAAGGTATCGTTGAACGTAAATTCCGTACAATGAATGGCAAAGTAAAACAGAAAGCGCCTGGTGCTATTCAAAAAGAATATCGAGAGCGCGGAGATAGAGATTATAGGCTCGATGCTACACTGAATTTAAAGGAGTTTACGGCATTAATCATTACGATGATGCTTCAGCATAACCATAAAATCATTGATAAGTATCCAATGGAAAAAGCGATGATTACAGAGGGCATTGTGCCAACTCCTATAAATTTATGGAACTGGGGTATTCAAAATCGGAAAGGTCGTCTTCGAACAGTAGATAGGGATATTTTACGTTTAAATGTGTTGCCACGTGGTAAAGCCACAATTTCACGAGCAGGTATCAAGTTCAAAAATTTATTATATGGATCAAAACGAGCAATCGAAGAACAATGGTATGCAAAGCTGAAAAACAAAAGTATTGATATTGTGTATGATCCACGTCATTTAGACAAAATTTATATCCCGAATGATAACGGAATGGATTATGAAACGTGCATATTATTAGAGCCTAGCCAGCAATATAAATTGGACTTTTTAGAAGAAGTTGTTTTTCAGCAACAGTTACGAAATGAATTAGAGGAAGAGGAACGCTCTAAGCAAGTGCAACTGACAATTAATACAGATACGATGATGGATCAAATTATTAAGGCAGCAGAGCAAAAGAAAAAACAAGCCCTACATCAGCCAACAAGTAAAAAAGAAAAACTAGCTGCGATTCGAGATAATAAAGCGAATGAAAAACAAGCTAATCGCGAGGAAGAAAAATTTGATTTGTCACCCACTGTAGCTGGACAATCAACAGAAATCATAGATTTTACATCGAGAATAAAACTGGAAGAGCAACCACAAAAGAAGTCATCACGTCTTATGGAAAAATTAAAGAGGAAGCGAGATGAGGAATTTGGAAAAGATGAATAA
- a CDS encoding TnsA endonuclease N-terminal domain-containing protein — protein sequence MSKRTRTSKVEKWIKEGRGSGIGADYKPWLNIQDVSSLGRSTRLKGIKTKRQHEFLSDLERNYFYLTEYSDFVVDIREQFPLLPLEETIVIADELGLKHPTDPKTNEPVVMTTDFLLTVEKGNGLVELARTIKMKDELLKQRVIEKFEIERVYWERRQIDWGIVTELEIPKEMARNISYIHDYYDIQQYDAFQNMNQQHIEDLAMALLQSILSESKNIREVTNVFDKETHMPLGSGMTLFYHLLAQKIIRVDMLELLNVEQIVVIQSIDESKLKKVKYG from the coding sequence ATGTCTAAAAGAACTAGAACATCTAAAGTTGAAAAGTGGATTAAAGAAGGTCGTGGCTCGGGAATTGGTGCCGATTATAAACCGTGGTTAAATATTCAAGATGTTTCCTCATTGGGAAGATCCACTCGTTTAAAAGGGATTAAAACAAAAAGGCAGCACGAATTTTTATCAGATTTGGAACGAAACTACTTTTATTTAACCGAATATTCGGATTTTGTTGTTGATATTCGAGAACAATTTCCTTTATTGCCGTTGGAAGAAACAATTGTCATTGCTGATGAATTAGGTCTAAAACATCCTACAGACCCTAAAACGAATGAGCCAGTTGTAATGACAACGGATTTTTTATTAACGGTAGAAAAAGGAAATGGGTTAGTAGAGCTTGCACGAACAATAAAAATGAAAGATGAGCTACTAAAACAACGAGTTATTGAAAAGTTTGAGATTGAACGAGTTTATTGGGAGCGAAGGCAAATTGATTGGGGCATTGTAACAGAGTTGGAGATTCCTAAAGAAATGGCTCGGAATATTAGCTATATTCATGATTATTATGATATTCAACAATATGATGCATTTCAAAATATGAACCAACAGCATATTGAAGATTTAGCAATGGCACTGTTACAAAGTATATTAAGTGAAAGCAAAAACATTAGAGAAGTTACAAATGTATTTGATAAAGAGACACATATGCCCTTAGGAAGTGGTATGACGCTATTCTATCATTTACTTGCACAGAAAATTATTCGGGTAGACATGTTAGAGCTGTTAAACGTGGAACAAATAGTTGTTATTCAATCAATAGATGAAAGCAAGTTGAAGAAGGTGAAATACGGTTGA